The Verrucomicrobium spinosum DSM 4136 = JCM 18804 DNA segment GCTCACGTGCGGATTCGCGGAAACTGCTGGCTTGGGAAGAGGGCGGGCCGGGGGTTGCAGGGCCAGCTTGAATAGCGCCAGGGCCTGCGCCGCACTGTCCGGCCGGTCTTCAGGCAGACGGCTCATGAGCCTGAGCACCCAATCGACCACGGCAGCCGGCAGATCCGGCCGCCACTCCGCCAGGGGCCCAGGTGCATGCGTCAGGTGGGCGGCCATCACCCCGGCAGCACTGTCCGCGGTGAAAGGATAGTTGCCCGTGAGAGCATGGTAGTAGGAACATCCCAGTGAGTAGAGGTCGGTGCGCTGGTCGAGGGTCCCGCGTTCAAACTGCTCGGGAGCCATGAAATAAACCGTGCCCATCACACTCCCCTCCACGTCTGTCGTCTGGGTGGTGGGGGCGGGGCAGTATTTGGCGATGCCAAAGTCCAGCAGCTTGAACTGCATCTCACAGGTGGGCAGCCACACCAGCATGATGTTGGAGGGCTTCAAATCCCGGTGCAGCATGCCACGCGCATGGGCGGCGCCCAGTCCACCCAGGGTGTCCTGCACCAGGGTGGCGAACTCCTCCAGGGGAAGCGGCGCACCCTCCACCACCTGCTCCATGGTCTGCCCCTCCAGATACTCCATCACCACGTACGGCCCGTCTTCATCCGTGCCGATGTCATGGATCGTCACAATGTTGGGGTGCTGCAGCGCCGACAGGGACAAGGCCTCCTGCCGCAGCTGTCCCGCATCTTCATGAGTCTCCCCAGCACCCGGAGAGCGCATCAGCCGTTTGATGGCCACCGGACGATGGAGCTGCAAGTCCATAGCCTTGTACACCACCCCCGACCCGCCCTGACCAAGCTGTTCCAGAAGCTCATAGCGTGAAGTGACAGCAGTCATGGCGGGAAGCTATGGATGATGGTGGTGGTTTGATCGTGAAGTGATTTCCTTAGACTCTGGCGGGACGCTCCTGCCGGCGGCGACGCTGGATCAGCATGAGGCCACCGCCCAGAAGCAACAGCACCATGCGGCCCGGCTCTGGCACCGCTGAAAGGGTGATGCGCCCGTCCGTGGACAAGGTGTTGATCCACTCATAGCCAGCGATTTCCGGAAGGGTGATGGTGCTGTAGTTTACGGTGCGGTTGGCCTGAAGCACCGTGCCCCAGTCAATGAGCTGCCAGAAGGAACCATCGACCCACGGCTGGGCGCCAAAGTCGGGATCGGCATTGTTGATCACCAAGGTGCCGGACAGATTGACCGACGTGGTGCCACTGCCGAAGGCCAGCTTGTCCGAAGACCCCGCCTCGCCGCCGATGCTGCCGGAGAACAGATCAAACTCCATGGTACCGGAGCTGGTCAGGTTGCCGGAAATGGTCATGACCCGCGCCGTGGTGTCTCCCGTGCTGCCGATCTTAAGACGGCCGTCGGAATTGATCGTCACCGTCCCCGTAAGCGTGCCCCGCCCCTGGAGCGTCGGCGTCGTGCCACCGGAGGTGTTGTTATCCCCCACCGTGACATTGCCCGTGAAGAGGTTGTTGATTTCCGTGGTGACGGATTCAGCGAGCGTGACGGCATAGGTGTTGGTGCTCCAGTTGCCGTTTAAAATCAGCTTGCCTGTGCCGCCAAGAGTGATGCCCGTCGCGGTTCCCGTCCCAGAGTCCGCCGCCCTGTCACCGTTGAGGGTGGTCGTATTCATCGTGTTCAACGCCAGTTGCCCTGTGGTGCTTGTGCCACGGAAGAAACCCACGGTGCCGTTGATCTCCATGTTGCTACCGCCAAACGCAGCCGCCGCCCCGGCGCGCCCCCCAATGCTGAGGCTGTTGGCCAGCGCATTCTCCCCTGTCAGATCGGTCACAGCATGCAAGGTCCCGTAGTTGAAGCGGAACTGAGCCGTGGTACCCAGGCCGTTCTTGTGGCCGATTTTCAGCGTGCCACCGTTCGTGGGAGTGGCAGCGGTGGAGCCCAACTGGAATCCAAGAGAGAGTCCTGCGTTATCGCCTGTGGCCTCAAGCGTGCCTGCGCCAGCTTTGATGATGCGGCTTCCTGTCAAGGTGCCCTGCAAGGCCAGCACCGCCGCCGCGTTGCTCACGGTGATCGTCCGGTCAACCGCGCCGAGGTTGAGATTGTTCTGAATCGTCGCCGTCCCGGCGTGGCTGGCGGTGATGTTGGCGGCGGTGGCGTCATTGCCCTTCACCGTGGCATTGCCTGAGACCGTCACCGCACCCAGATCATTGGTGGCACCTTGAAGATCCACCGTGCCAGAGTTGGAAAGCGTCAGAGCAGTGAGGGAGGTTGTGCCATTCACCGTCAAAGTGGTGCCATCTGCAACATCCAGACCGCCAGCGCCAGAAATGGCATGTCCGCCGGTTGCAGTGGCCCGCTCTTCATGCAAACTCACATCGGCAGTCGTCTTGAGCGTTCCGCCACCCAGCACAATGCCGTTGCTGGTAGCGCCCAGATTGTCGTCACTGGCAATCTCAAGGATGCCAGCATTGATCGTGACGTCGCCGGCAAAAGTGTTGATGCCGCCAAGGACGAGAGTCCCTGCTCCTGCTTTGGTGAGGCCGCTGAAGCCGGAAATGACGTTGTTAATCGTGGCCACATGCCCAGCAGTCGTCACGGTGATGGTGGGGCTGCCAGTCCCAGGTGCCAGGGCCAGAGCCTCCCCCTCCAAAGTGTATCCGCCAACTTCGAACCGCAGGTTGCTTTCGTGGGATATCTCTTCCGTGAGGGTCACCGTGCCTGCGGTGCCGGCGAAGATGAGTTCCGTAGAAGGATCAAAAGCATTTGGTGTCGCTGTGCCGGCTTGGGTATTCCAGGTTGTTCCGCCTGTGGTCCAATTGCCAATGCCGCCTACACCGGCGGTCGTGCCATTGGCGTCCCAGTAGTTGCCCACGGTTGGGACAACGACAACCGGATCAACGGTCCCGACAAATGAAAAGTCATTGATACTGAACGTGCCGGAACTACCTGTCGCCCCCCATGCATAGAGTCTGAATTCTATGGAGGCGGTAATGCTGTCAAAGCTTGGGGAGGCAAGGCTGATTGAAAATGGGGAAGCACTGCTCGCTGTTGCACCAGTCGCGATATTAGAGGAGAATCCATCCAGCGACGATCTCAACGCGTAGGTCTTAGGTCCAGTGGTAGATCTTTGCCAGT contains these protein-coding regions:
- a CDS encoding beta strand repeat-containing protein; the encoded protein is MGNYWDANGTTAGVGGIGNWTTGGTTWNTQAGTATPNAFDPSTELIFAGTAGTVTLTEEISHESNLRFEVGGYTLEGEALALAPGTGSPTITVTTAGHVATINNVISGFSGLTKAGAGTLVLGGINTFAGDVTINAGILEIASDDNLGATSNGIVLGGGTLKTTADVSLHEERATATGGHAISGAGGLDVADGTTLTVNGTTSLTALTLSNSGTVDLQGATNDLGAVTVSGNATVKGNDATAANITASHAGTATIQNNLNLGAVDRTITVSNAAAVLALQGTLTGSRIIKAGAGTLEATGDNAGLSLGFQLGSTAATPTNGGTLKIGHKNGLGTTAQFRFNYGTLHAVTDLTGENALANSLSIGGRAGAAAAFGGSNMEINGTVGFFRGTSTTGQLALNTMNTTTLNGDRAADSGTGTATGITLGGTGKLILNGNWSTNTYAVTLAESVTTEINNLFTGNVTVGDNNTSGGTTPTLQGRGTLTGTVTINSDGRLKIGSTGDTTARVMTISGNLTSSGTMEFDLFSGSIGGEAGSSDKLAFGSGTTSVNLSGTLVINNADPDFGAQPWVDGSFWQLIDWGTVLQANRTVNYSTITLPEIAGYEWINTLSTDGRITLSAVPEPGRMVLLLLGGGLMLIQRRRRQERPARV
- a CDS encoding serine/threonine-protein kinase, which codes for MTAVTSRYELLEQLGQGGSGVVYKAMDLQLHRPVAIKRLMRSPGAGETHEDAGQLRQEALSLSALQHPNIVTIHDIGTDEDGPYVVMEYLEGQTMEQVVEGAPLPLEEFATLVQDTLGGLGAAHARGMLHRDLKPSNIMLVWLPTCEMQFKLLDFGIAKYCPAPTTQTTDVEGSVMGTVYFMAPEQFERGTLDQRTDLYSLGCSYYHALTGNYPFTADSAAGVMAAHLTHAPGPLAEWRPDLPAAVVDWVLRLMSRLPEDRPDSAAQALALFKLALQPPARPLPKPAVSANPHVSRPVIQPVRLPHPEEASSSGNAMSIIIPVICCLLLSAAAYGYWHFQEAKKKYQPAPASNRPVKEAAPSGPGESVPEQVQTPETAPPPEPAVTMVPATEQMSASPPVAMQETTAPAPATAPPSPPSTMMAAGAPLDPRALDQLRTSLNQPVEVEGVVTSVGESKSGKTRYLNFSRRAGESVSLAFRTADTESVFPKSRLEALQGAKVRARGTVTELNGGLLIYIKEESALVRVN